The Monomorium pharaonis isolate MP-MQ-018 chromosome 5, ASM1337386v2, whole genome shotgun sequence genome includes a window with the following:
- the LOC105834053 gene encoding charged multivesicular body protein 1b, producing the protein MSVSQMEKNLFNLKFAVKELERNSKKCEKEEKIEKTKIKKAIQKGNMEGARIHAENAIRQKNQALNYLRMSARVDAVASRVQTALTTRKVTQSMAGVVKAMDAAMKSMNLEKISGLMDKFESQFEDLDVQSSYMENAMSQTTTTNVPQNDVDALMQQVADEAGLELNMELPSGQLGSIGTSTAVSQEQDELTQRLARLRE; encoded by the exons ATGTCCGTCTCTCAGATGGAAA agaatttattcaatttgaaGTTTGCTGTGAAGGAATTGGAAAGAAACTCCAAGAAATgcgagaaggaggagaagatAGAGAAAACGAAGATTAAAAAAGCAATACAGAAAGGTAACATGGAAGGTGCTCGCATTCATGCGGAAAATGCGATTCGACAGAAGAATCAGGCCTTGAATTATCTCAGAATGAGCGCTAGAGTGGATGCAGTGGCTAGTAGAGTACAGACCGCATTGACAACTCGTAAAGTCACTCAGTCCATGGCTGGTGTCGTTAAAGCCATGGACGCCGCTATGAAGTCGATGAATCTGGAGAAGATCTCCGGACTTATGGACAAATTTGAAAGCCAATTCGAGGACCTGGATGTGCAAAGCTCATATATGGAGAATGCCATGTCGCAAACTACAACTACTAATGTACCTCAGAACGATGTGGATGCTTTAATGCAGCAAGTTGCTGATGAAGCTGG ttTGGAATTGAACATGGAACTTCCTTCGGGTCAGTTGGGCAGCATTGGTACTTCGACAGCGGTGAGCCAAGAACAGGATGAACTAACGCAGAGATTGGCACGACTTAGAGAGTAA